A section of the Paenibacillus odorifer genome encodes:
- a CDS encoding CapA family protein encodes MTEIQIAAVGDLMIKRYIISDAKQPDGTYSFSPLFAKVAPYLKQADLTIGNLETTFAGSGPECRKSPRSGGPIFKCPDELAPALKQAGFDVLVTANNHCMDYGAPGLVRTLRVLDRNGIDHTGTAKSLEESKRTLIKNVKGITIGILSYTAGTNRIPVPVSKPWLVNRISTPKIIREIRDLKKKVDLVLLYLHFGSEYRYTPNKRQKELVNLFFKNGADIILGSHPHVLQPLALRGKKQFVIYSLGNFVSTKLMNIPYTQSGIILTLKIKKDEKGHTSITNVGYIPTCVDRRIKSGRKITEIIPIRDALKKSDTDIKTERRNLMNRMLKHTTTILKRE; translated from the coding sequence ATGACTGAAATACAAATAGCTGCTGTGGGAGATCTAATGATCAAACGTTATATTATTTCGGATGCTAAGCAGCCTGACGGAACCTATTCGTTCAGCCCCCTGTTTGCAAAAGTAGCTCCTTATCTAAAACAGGCTGATTTGACAATTGGCAATCTCGAAACTACCTTTGCTGGAAGTGGCCCCGAATGCCGGAAAAGCCCACGTTCAGGCGGTCCGATATTCAAATGTCCAGACGAACTGGCCCCTGCACTTAAGCAAGCCGGATTCGACGTATTAGTAACGGCCAACAATCATTGCATGGATTATGGTGCCCCGGGTCTGGTTCGGACGTTACGAGTTCTAGACCGTAATGGAATCGACCACACGGGAACAGCTAAATCATTAGAAGAATCCAAGAGAACGCTTATTAAAAACGTCAAAGGAATTACGATCGGCATCCTCTCCTACACAGCAGGAACCAACCGAATTCCTGTACCAGTGAGTAAGCCATGGCTGGTTAACCGGATATCTACGCCCAAAATCATTCGGGAGATTCGAGATTTAAAAAAGAAAGTCGATCTAGTCTTGCTTTATCTGCATTTCGGAAGCGAATACCGTTACACTCCAAACAAGAGGCAAAAAGAGCTGGTCAATCTCTTCTTTAAAAATGGCGCCGACATCATACTGGGGTCTCACCCACATGTTCTACAACCGTTAGCGCTTCGTGGAAAAAAACAATTCGTTATTTACTCATTGGGGAATTTTGTTTCGACTAAACTAATGAATATTCCTTATACACAAAGCGGTATCATTCTTACGCTTAAAATAAAGAAGGATGAAAAAGGACACACGAGTATAACTAACGTAGGTTACATCCCGACTTGTGTAGATCGAAGAATAAAAAGCGGCAGGAAAATTACAGAGATCATCCCCATCCGCGACGCATTAAAGAAAAGCGACACCGACATAAAAACAGAACGGCGAAATCTCATGAATCGAATGTTGAAACATACGACAACAATCTTAAAGAGGGAATAG
- a CDS encoding FprA family A-type flavoprotein, with product MSTQFKKIAEDTYWIGKIDNRQVPFHRLILAKGTTYNSYLLKTGKPTVIDTVDMEFGREYAECLGEMIDLLDIHYIVINHTEPDHSGGLAALAAKAANATIVCTEIAVPELQEMYKLHSRNFLVVKDGDKLDIGGKTLLFKETPYLHTAETMITYCIEDQILFPCDIFSTHVAVENLFSDEAGFDITEDFQGYYAAIIHPHRRYVRTLLEAVKDLEIRMIAPSHGFVIREDIRKYIEMYATLSRETTQGKKATIVYTTIKNSTKKMAKIIQDCLQENNIETEVWDADTSSATDILNSITSADAVFIGSSTKYADMIGNLENILKELHNMNLEGKLAAAFGSYGWSGEAIEVIQDYLNGTNMTVQSTSEVIKSTGMTHVEFPVRIRFSPKEPEKVQKIKNAAEFVSDLLLSSF from the coding sequence ATGAGTACACAATTCAAAAAAATCGCCGAGGATACTTACTGGATAGGCAAAATCGATAACCGCCAGGTTCCATTTCACCGCCTGATTCTGGCAAAAGGAACTACCTATAATTCTTATTTATTAAAAACAGGTAAGCCAACTGTCATTGATACCGTAGATATGGAATTCGGACGTGAATATGCCGAGTGCCTGGGTGAAATGATTGATCTTCTAGATATTCATTACATTGTAATTAATCATACAGAGCCTGATCACTCTGGTGGACTGGCAGCTCTCGCTGCCAAGGCTGCAAATGCCACGATCGTATGCACCGAGATTGCTGTTCCAGAATTGCAGGAAATGTACAAGCTTCATAGCCGGAACTTCCTGGTGGTTAAAGACGGAGACAAGCTGGATATTGGCGGGAAAACGCTGCTGTTTAAAGAAACACCGTATCTCCATACCGCCGAAACGATGATAACCTATTGTATCGAAGATCAAATCTTATTTCCTTGTGATATTTTCAGCACGCATGTTGCGGTGGAGAATCTATTCAGCGATGAAGCCGGGTTTGATATTACGGAAGATTTCCAGGGCTATTACGCAGCTATTATACATCCTCATAGAAGATATGTAAGAACACTGTTAGAGGCTGTTAAGGATCTTGAGATCCGGATGATCGCTCCTTCCCATGGGTTTGTGATCCGGGAGGACATACGTAAATATATCGAGATGTACGCCACATTGAGCCGCGAAACGACGCAAGGAAAAAAGGCAACCATCGTTTATACCACCATCAAAAACAGTACCAAGAAGATGGCCAAAATTATACAGGATTGCTTGCAGGAAAATAATATTGAGACAGAGGTCTGGGATGCAGATACAAGCAGTGCCACCGATATTCTGAACAGCATAACGTCAGCTGACGCGGTCTTTATTGGCAGCTCCACTAAATACGCGGACATGATTGGGAATCTGGAGAACATTCTGAAAGAATTGCACAATATGAATCTGGAAGGCAAACTTGCTGCAGCCTTTGGCTCCTACGGTTGGAGTGGTGAAGCCATTGAAGTCATTCAGGATTATCTGAATGGAACAAACATGACGGTGCAAAGCACATCTGAGGTTATTAAATCCACGGGGATG